One segment of Mycolicibacterium neworleansense DNA contains the following:
- the nrdI gene encoding class Ib ribonucleoside-diphosphate reductase assembly flavoprotein NrdI — MSHLVYFSSVSENTHRFVQKLQWPEDRVTRIPLHGRIEVNEPYVLVLPTYGGGRATPDINNGGYVPKQVIAFLNNEHNRSLIRGVIAAGNNNFGAEFAYAGDVVSRKCGVPYLYRFELMGTPDDVDAVREGLKDFWKDQTCHQPSQLQSL, encoded by the coding sequence ATGAGCCATCTCGTCTACTTCTCCAGCGTCTCGGAGAACACCCACCGCTTCGTCCAGAAGCTGCAGTGGCCCGAAGACCGAGTCACCCGGATCCCGCTGCACGGCCGCATCGAGGTGAACGAGCCTTATGTTCTGGTCCTTCCCACCTACGGCGGCGGTCGTGCCACCCCCGACATCAACAACGGTGGCTATGTGCCCAAGCAGGTCATCGCGTTTCTGAACAATGAGCACAATCGGTCGTTGATCCGCGGCGTCATCGCCGCGGGCAACAACAACTTCGGTGCGGAGTTCGCCTACGCAGGCGATGTCGTTTCGCGCAAATGCGGTGTGCCGTACCTGTACCGCTTCGAACTGATGGGTACCCCGGACGATGTCGACGCCGTCCGCGAGGGTTTGAAAGACTTTTGGAAGGATCAGACGTGCCACCAACCGTCACAGCTGCAGAGCCTGTAA
- a CDS encoding AAA family ATPase, protein MLQTIAIRGYRSLREVILPLAELTVVTGANGTGKSSIYRALRLLADCGRGQVIGSLAREGGLQSVLWAGPEQPNEQTQGTVRTRPVSLELGFAADDFGYLVDLGLPQMAGTGPTAFAQDPEIKREVVFAGPVLRPASTLVSRTRDYAEVAAQSGRGFDELTRSLPSYRSVLAEYAHPHALPELSAVSDRLRDWRFYDGFRVDAGAPARQPHVGTRTPVLSDDGADLAAAVQTIIEAGFDDLARAVAEAFDGATIAVAVNDGLFDLQLRQRGMLRPLRAAELSDGTLRFLLWATALASPRPPSLMVLNEPETSLHPDLVRPLASLIKAATKQSQVVVVTHSHALLDFLDTAPAADEERGAAIEVELYKELGETKVTGFGMLNTPSWHWGKR, encoded by the coding sequence ATGTTGCAGACCATCGCGATCCGCGGCTACCGCTCGTTACGTGAGGTGATCCTGCCGCTGGCCGAACTCACGGTGGTCACCGGCGCCAACGGCACCGGCAAGTCGTCGATCTACCGCGCGCTGCGGCTGCTGGCCGACTGCGGACGAGGCCAGGTGATCGGGTCACTGGCCCGCGAGGGTGGCCTGCAGTCGGTGCTGTGGGCCGGACCCGAGCAGCCGAACGAACAGACCCAGGGCACCGTCCGGACCCGCCCGGTATCTCTCGAATTGGGCTTCGCCGCAGACGATTTCGGGTACCTGGTGGATCTCGGTCTGCCGCAGATGGCCGGCACCGGTCCGACGGCGTTCGCACAGGATCCCGAGATCAAACGTGAGGTGGTGTTCGCCGGGCCGGTGCTGCGCCCGGCCTCGACCCTGGTGAGCCGCACCCGCGATTACGCCGAGGTCGCCGCGCAATCCGGCCGGGGTTTCGATGAGCTGACCCGGTCCTTGCCCAGCTATCGCAGCGTGCTGGCCGAATACGCGCACCCGCATGCACTTCCGGAGCTCTCGGCGGTGTCCGACCGGTTGCGCGATTGGCGGTTCTACGACGGCTTCCGGGTCGACGCCGGCGCCCCGGCCCGCCAACCGCATGTCGGGACCCGCACCCCGGTGCTCTCCGACGACGGCGCCGATCTGGCCGCGGCAGTGCAGACGATCATCGAGGCCGGCTTCGACGATCTCGCCCGCGCGGTGGCCGAGGCGTTTGACGGCGCCACGATCGCGGTTGCCGTCAACGACGGGCTGTTCGACCTGCAATTACGCCAGCGTGGCATGCTGCGCCCGCTGCGGGCGGCCGAATTGTCCGACGGCACATTGCGTTTCCTGTTGTGGGCCACGGCGCTGGCCAGCCCGCGGCCGCCGTCGCTGATGGTGCTCAACGAGCCGGAGACCTCGTTGCACCCCGATCTGGTCCGGCCGCTGGCGTCGCTCATCAAAGCCGCGACGAAACAGTCCCAGGTGGTGGTGGTGACACACTCGCACGCCCTGCTGGACTTCCTGGACACCGCACCGGCGGCCGACGAGGAGCGGGGCGCCGCGATCGAGGTCGAGCTCTACAAAGAGTTGGGAGAAACGAAGGTCACCGGCTTCGGCATGCTCAACACGCCGTCCTGGCATTGGGGAAAGCGCTAG
- a CDS encoding TetR/AcrR family transcriptional regulator, with product MAASDRPTRLMGIDQVPQERGDAARNRALILAAARRLIAERGPDAVSTDDIAVAAGVGKGTLFRRFGSRAGLMMVLLDEDETAQQDAFMFGPPPLGPGAPPLERLLAYGAERLRFVHCHQALLSDAIREPGLRYSGPFTLHRTHVRMLLETAGTTGDLDAQADALVALLDPDYIAHQLAAGRSLDALAAAWQDTARKLCGH from the coding sequence GTGGCAGCCTCCGACCGCCCGACCCGGCTCATGGGTATCGATCAGGTGCCACAGGAACGCGGCGATGCCGCCCGGAACCGCGCCCTGATCCTCGCCGCCGCGCGCCGGCTGATCGCCGAACGCGGCCCCGACGCGGTCAGCACCGACGATATCGCGGTTGCGGCCGGCGTCGGGAAGGGAACGCTGTTCCGAAGATTCGGCAGCCGGGCCGGCCTGATGATGGTCCTTCTCGACGAGGACGAGACCGCCCAACAGGACGCCTTCATGTTCGGCCCGCCCCCGCTGGGCCCCGGCGCACCTCCGTTGGAACGCCTGCTGGCCTACGGCGCGGAGCGTCTTCGGTTTGTGCACTGCCATCAGGCACTGCTGTCCGATGCCATCCGCGAACCCGGGCTGCGCTACTCCGGCCCGTTCACGCTGCACCGCACCCACGTCCGGATGCTCCTGGAAACCGCGGGCACCACCGGCGATCTCGACGCGCAGGCCGATGCCCTGGTCGCCCTGCTGGACCCGGACTACATCGCGCACCAGCTCGCCGCCGGCCGCAGCCTCGATGCACTGGCCGCGGCATGGCAGGACACCGCCCGCAAGTTGTGCGGCCACTAG
- a CDS encoding SDR family oxidoreductase — protein sequence MGSDTAGNGRSDFQGKKCLITGAASGIGRATALALAARGAELYLTDRDEVGLAQTVADARALGAQVPAHRALDISDYDQVAAFGADIHAAHAAMDVVMNIAGVSAWGTVDQLTHQHWRSMIDVNLMGPIHVIETFLPPMVQARRGGHLVNVSSAAGIVALPWHSAYSASKYGLRGLSEVLRFDLARHRIGVSVVVPGAVKTGLVQTVQIAGVDREDPNVQKWVDRFAGHAISPEKAAAKILAGMARNRFLIYTSSDIRALYAFKRVAWWPYSVAMRQVNVLFSRALRPKAAQR from the coding sequence ATGGGGAGTGATACCGCGGGTAACGGTCGGTCGGACTTTCAGGGAAAAAAGTGTTTGATCACCGGTGCCGCGAGCGGAATCGGCCGAGCCACCGCGCTGGCCCTGGCGGCTCGCGGCGCTGAGCTCTATCTGACCGACCGCGACGAAGTGGGGCTGGCCCAGACCGTTGCCGACGCGAGGGCGCTGGGCGCCCAGGTGCCCGCTCATCGGGCCCTGGACATCTCCGACTACGACCAGGTGGCGGCCTTCGGCGCCGACATCCATGCGGCGCATGCGGCCATGGACGTGGTGATGAACATCGCCGGGGTGTCGGCATGGGGAACCGTCGACCAACTCACCCATCAGCACTGGCGCTCGATGATCGACGTCAACCTGATGGGCCCGATCCACGTGATCGAGACGTTCCTGCCGCCGATGGTGCAGGCGCGTCGCGGTGGCCATCTGGTGAACGTCTCCTCGGCCGCCGGCATCGTCGCATTGCCCTGGCACAGTGCCTACAGCGCCAGCAAGTACGGGTTGCGCGGGCTGAGCGAAGTGCTGCGTTTCGACCTGGCCCGGCACCGCATCGGGGTCTCGGTCGTCGTGCCCGGTGCGGTGAAAACCGGTCTGGTGCAGACCGTTCAGATCGCCGGGGTGGACCGGGAAGATCCGAACGTGCAGAAGTGGGTGGACCGCTTCGCCGGCCACGCCATCTCACCGGAGAAGGCCGCCGCCAAGATCCTGGCCGGGATGGCGCGCAACCGCTTCCTGATCTACACCTCGTCGGACATCCGTGCCCTGTACGCGTTCAAGCGCGTGGCGTGGTGGCCCTACAGTGTGGCGATGCGCCAGGTCAACGTGCTGTTCAGCCGGGCACTGCGACCGAAAGCCGCGCAGCGCTAG
- a CDS encoding TetR/AcrR family transcriptional regulator: protein MTAESIPGSSDGSTGRPQARRSRGDRQREAIVAAVRDLLEEHSFADLSVSTISERAGVARSGFYFYFDSKYAVLAVIVSDAMEELAALTHNYAPRDAGETPAAFAKRMVGSAATVFATNDPIMSACTVAQNTDAQIRELMNDYEDAVIGQIVGLVEQDSGARPISDDLPALVRTLVATTAMTLSHDSAFVGRGTDPARALDVVERLWLNALWGGQEG, encoded by the coding sequence ATGACCGCCGAATCGATACCGGGGAGCAGCGACGGCTCCACCGGGCGTCCGCAGGCCCGTCGCAGCCGGGGCGACCGGCAACGCGAGGCCATCGTGGCGGCCGTGCGGGACCTGCTCGAGGAGCACTCGTTCGCCGATTTGTCGGTGAGCACCATCAGCGAACGCGCCGGAGTGGCCCGGTCGGGCTTCTACTTCTACTTCGATTCGAAGTACGCCGTGCTGGCGGTGATCGTGTCCGACGCGATGGAAGAACTCGCCGCGTTGACGCACAACTACGCGCCCCGGGATGCAGGTGAAACCCCGGCCGCCTTCGCCAAGCGGATGGTCGGCAGCGCAGCCACCGTTTTCGCCACCAACGACCCGATCATGTCGGCCTGCACCGTCGCGCAGAACACCGACGCCCAGATCCGCGAACTGATGAACGACTACGAGGACGCGGTGATCGGCCAGATCGTCGGCCTCGTCGAACAGGACTCGGGTGCCCGCCCGATCTCCGACGACCTCCCCGCGCTGGTACGCACCCTGGTGGCGACCACCGCGATGACGCTGTCTCACGACTCGGCCTTCGTTGGGCGTGGCACCGACCCGGCACGTGCGCTCGACGTGGTCGAGCGACTGTGGCTCAACGCACTGTGGGGTGGCCAAGAGGGCTAG
- a CDS encoding redoxin NrdH, giving the protein MTVTVYTKPACVQCNATYKALEKQGIEFEKVDITLDSEARDYVMALGYLQAPVVVAGNEHWSGFRPDRIKTLSTVAASA; this is encoded by the coding sequence ATGACCGTCACCGTGTACACCAAGCCCGCATGCGTGCAGTGCAACGCCACCTACAAGGCGTTGGAAAAGCAGGGCATCGAGTTCGAGAAGGTCGACATCACCCTCGACAGCGAGGCCCGTGACTACGTCATGGCGCTCGGTTACCTGCAGGCCCCGGTCGTCGTCGCCGGCAACGAGCACTGGTCGGGCTTCCGGCCGGATCGGATCAAGACACTCAGCACGGTCGCGGCCAGCGCGTAA
- the nrdE gene encoding class 1b ribonucleoside-diphosphate reductase subunit alpha — translation MPPTVTAAEPVTTGAHALPGETDYHALNAMLNLYDADGKIQFDKDVRAAREYFLQHVNQNTVFFHSQDEKLDYLIEKEYYEREVLDQYSRNFVKSLLDRAYAKKFRFPTFLGAFKYYTSYTLKTFDGKRYLERFEDRVVMVALTLAAGDTVLAEKLVDEIIDGRFQPATPTFLNSGKKQRGEPVSCFLLRIEDNMESIGRSINSALQLSKRGGGVALLLTNIREHGAPIKNIENQSSGVIPIMKLLEDSFSYANQLGARQGAGAVYLHAHHPDIYRFLDTKRENADEKIRIKTLSLGVVIPDITFELAKKNEDMYLFSPYDVEKVYGVPFADISVTEKYHEMVNDGRIRKTKIKAREFFQTLAELQFESGYPYIMYEDTVNRANPIAGKITHSNLCSEILQVSTASEFNDDLSYSKVGKDISCNLGSMNIAKTMDSPDFAQSIEVAIRALTAVSDQTHIWSVPSIEQGNNSSHAIGLGQMNLHGYLARERIHYGSEEGIDFTNIYFYTVLFHALRASNLIAIERGTSFGGFEDSKYASGEFFDKYTEQVWEPATDKVRQIFADAEIHIPTQDDWKQLKESVQKHGIYNQNLQAVPPTGSISYINHSTSSIHPVASKIEIRKEGKIGRVYYPAPYLTNDNLEYYQDAYEIGYEKIIDTYAAATQHVDQGLSLTLFFKDTANTRDVNKAQIYAWRKGIKTLYYIRLRQMALEGTEVEGCVSCML, via the coding sequence GTGCCACCAACCGTCACAGCTGCAGAGCCTGTAACCACCGGCGCGCACGCGCTGCCCGGCGAGACGGATTACCACGCGCTCAACGCGATGCTGAATCTGTACGACGCCGACGGCAAGATTCAGTTCGACAAGGATGTGCGGGCCGCGCGGGAGTACTTCCTGCAGCACGTCAACCAGAACACGGTGTTCTTCCACAGTCAGGACGAGAAGCTCGATTACCTGATCGAGAAGGAGTACTACGAGCGCGAGGTGCTCGATCAGTACAGCCGTAACTTCGTCAAGAGCCTGCTGGATCGGGCCTACGCCAAGAAGTTCCGGTTCCCGACGTTCCTGGGCGCGTTCAAGTACTACACCTCGTACACGCTCAAGACCTTCGACGGGAAGCGTTACCTCGAGCGCTTCGAGGATCGGGTCGTGATGGTGGCGCTGACCCTGGCCGCCGGTGACACCGTGCTGGCCGAGAAGCTGGTCGACGAGATCATCGACGGCCGGTTCCAGCCGGCCACCCCGACGTTCCTCAACTCGGGCAAGAAGCAGCGCGGTGAGCCGGTGTCCTGCTTCCTGCTGCGTATCGAGGACAACATGGAGTCCATCGGGCGCTCCATCAACTCGGCCCTGCAGCTGTCCAAGCGCGGCGGCGGAGTTGCCTTGCTGCTGACCAACATTCGTGAGCACGGTGCCCCGATCAAGAACATCGAGAACCAGAGCTCGGGCGTCATCCCGATCATGAAGCTGTTGGAGGACTCGTTCTCCTACGCCAACCAGCTCGGTGCGCGCCAGGGTGCCGGTGCGGTGTACCTGCACGCGCACCACCCCGATATCTACCGGTTCCTCGATACCAAGCGCGAGAATGCCGACGAGAAGATCCGGATCAAGACGCTCTCGTTGGGCGTGGTGATCCCGGACATCACCTTCGAACTGGCGAAGAAGAACGAGGACATGTACCTGTTCTCGCCGTACGACGTGGAGAAGGTCTATGGCGTTCCGTTCGCCGACATCTCGGTGACCGAGAAGTACCACGAGATGGTCAACGACGGCCGGATCCGCAAGACCAAGATCAAGGCCCGTGAGTTCTTCCAGACGCTGGCCGAGCTGCAGTTCGAGTCGGGCTACCCGTACATCATGTACGAGGACACGGTGAACCGGGCCAACCCGATCGCCGGCAAGATCACCCACTCCAATCTGTGCTCGGAGATCCTGCAGGTCTCCACCGCCTCGGAGTTCAACGATGACCTGTCCTATTCCAAGGTGGGCAAGGACATCTCGTGCAACCTGGGGTCGATGAACATCGCCAAGACGATGGACTCACCGGACTTCGCACAGTCCATCGAGGTGGCCATCCGGGCACTGACCGCGGTGAGCGATCAGACGCACATCTGGTCCGTGCCGTCGATCGAGCAGGGCAACAACAGCTCGCACGCGATCGGCCTGGGCCAGATGAACCTGCACGGATATCTGGCCCGCGAACGGATCCACTACGGCTCCGAAGAAGGCATCGACTTCACCAACATCTACTTCTACACCGTGCTGTTCCACGCCCTGCGGGCATCGAATCTCATTGCGATCGAACGTGGTACGAGCTTCGGCGGGTTCGAGGACTCGAAGTACGCCTCGGGAGAGTTCTTCGACAAGTACACCGAGCAGGTGTGGGAGCCGGCCACTGACAAGGTTCGGCAGATCTTCGCCGACGCCGAGATCCACATCCCGACGCAGGACGACTGGAAGCAGTTGAAGGAGTCGGTGCAGAAGCACGGCATCTACAACCAGAACCTGCAGGCCGTCCCGCCGACCGGGTCGATCTCCTACATCAACCACTCGACGTCCTCGATCCACCCGGTGGCGAGCAAGATCGAGATCCGCAAGGAAGGCAAGATCGGCCGGGTTTACTACCCGGCGCCGTATCTGACCAACGACAACCTGGAGTACTACCAGGACGCGTACGAGATCGGGTACGAGAAGATCATCGACACCTACGCCGCGGCCACGCAGCACGTGGATCAGGGTCTGAGCCTGACCTTGTTCTTCAAGGACACCGCCAACACGCGCGACGTCAACAAGGCGCAGATCTACGCCTGGCGCAAGGGAATCAAGACGCTGTACTACATCCGGCTTCGCCAGATGGCTTTGGAAGGCACTGAGGTGGAGGGTTGCGTCAGCTGCATGCTGTGA
- a CDS encoding NAD(P)H-dependent oxidoreductase, whose protein sequence is MADIKVLVLIGSLRAASINRQLAELAVEQAPDGVELRIFDRLGELPFYNEDIDGDDVAEPVVALRAAAAEADAALVVTPEYNGSIPGVLKNAIDWLSRPWGNGALKDKPLAVVGAALGQYGGGWAHDETRKSFGIAGPRVVEDLKLSVPSKTLDDKHPRENAEVAEALRDIVGKLTVEVG, encoded by the coding sequence ATGGCCGATATCAAGGTGCTGGTGTTGATCGGAAGCCTGCGTGCGGCGTCGATCAATCGCCAGCTCGCCGAGCTGGCGGTAGAGCAGGCGCCCGACGGGGTGGAACTGCGGATCTTCGATCGGCTGGGGGAGTTGCCCTTCTATAACGAGGACATCGACGGGGACGACGTAGCCGAGCCCGTGGTCGCGCTGCGGGCGGCGGCCGCCGAGGCTGACGCGGCGCTCGTCGTCACCCCCGAATACAACGGCAGCATCCCGGGCGTATTGAAGAACGCGATCGACTGGCTGTCGCGGCCGTGGGGCAACGGCGCGCTCAAGGACAAGCCGCTGGCGGTGGTCGGTGCCGCGCTGGGGCAGTACGGCGGGGGCTGGGCGCACGACGAGACGCGTAAGTCCTTCGGCATCGCCGGGCCGCGCGTGGTCGAGGATCTCAAGCTCTCGGTGCCGTCCAAGACGCTCGACGACAAGCATCCGCGGGAGAACGCTGAGGTGGCCGAGGCGCTGCGTGACATTGTGGGCAAGCTCACAGTCGAGGTCGGCTGA
- a CDS encoding DNA polymerase IV → MTTWVLHVDLDQFLASVELRRHPELEGLPVIVGGSGDPTEPRKVVTCASYQAREFGVHAGMPLRTAARKCPDATFLPSDPQAYDAASEQVMGLLRDLGHPLEVWGWDEAYLGAEVNDPVELAERIRTVIAAETGLSCSVGISDNKQRAKVATGLAKPAGVYLLTEANWMSVMGDRPPDALWGVGPKTTKKLATLGITTVADLAATDATVLTSAFGPSTGLWILLLAKGGGDTEVSSEPWVPRSRSHVITFATDLTERGEMDDAIRELTRRTLDEVVEQGRIVTRVAVTVRTSTFYTRTKIRKLDVPSTDTDVITETALAVFDQFDLDRPIRLLGVRLELSMDELHSTPVVGTDQ, encoded by the coding sequence ATGACCACCTGGGTGCTGCATGTCGACCTGGACCAGTTCCTGGCCTCGGTGGAGCTGCGCCGCCACCCGGAACTGGAGGGGCTGCCCGTCATCGTCGGCGGCAGTGGTGACCCCACCGAACCGCGCAAGGTGGTCACCTGTGCGTCGTATCAGGCGCGCGAGTTCGGTGTGCACGCCGGCATGCCGCTGCGCACCGCGGCACGCAAATGCCCCGATGCCACCTTCCTGCCGTCGGACCCGCAGGCCTACGACGCGGCGTCCGAACAGGTGATGGGCCTGCTGCGCGATCTCGGCCACCCGTTGGAGGTATGGGGTTGGGACGAGGCCTATCTGGGCGCGGAGGTGAACGATCCGGTCGAGCTGGCCGAGCGCATCCGCACCGTGATCGCCGCAGAAACCGGACTGTCCTGCTCAGTGGGCATCAGTGACAACAAGCAGCGCGCCAAAGTCGCGACCGGGCTGGCCAAACCGGCCGGTGTCTACCTGCTCACCGAAGCGAACTGGATGTCGGTGATGGGTGATCGTCCTCCCGATGCGTTGTGGGGAGTTGGGCCCAAGACCACCAAAAAGCTTGCCACGCTGGGCATCACCACGGTCGCCGATCTGGCCGCCACCGACGCCACGGTGCTCACCTCGGCCTTCGGTCCGAGCACCGGGCTGTGGATCCTGTTGCTGGCCAAGGGCGGCGGCGATACCGAGGTCAGCTCCGAACCCTGGGTTCCACGCTCACGCAGTCACGTCATCACGTTCGCCACCGACCTCACCGAGCGCGGTGAGATGGACGACGCGATCCGTGAGCTGACCCGGCGCACTCTCGACGAGGTGGTCGAGCAAGGACGCATCGTCACCCGGGTAGCGGTCACGGTCCGCACCTCGACGTTCTACACCCGCACCAAGATCCGCAAGCTGGACGTGCCGAGCACCGACACCGACGTCATCACCGAGACCGCACTGGCGGTGTTCGATCAGTTCGACCTGGACCGGCCGATCCGCCTGCTGGGTGTTCGGCTCGAACTGTCCATGGACGAGCTTCACAGCACCCCGGTTGTCGGGACCGACCAATAA